One genomic segment of Strix aluco isolate bStrAlu1 chromosome 7, bStrAlu1.hap1, whole genome shotgun sequence includes these proteins:
- the RPS24 gene encoding small ribosomal subunit protein eS24 isoform X1: MNDTVTIRTRKFMTNRLLQRKQMVIDVLHPGKATVPKTEIREKLAKMYKTTPDVIFVFGFRTHFGGGKTTGFGMIYDSLDYAKKNEPKHRLARHGLYEKKKTSRKQRKERKNRMKKVRGTAKANVGAGKKK; the protein is encoded by the exons ATG AATGACACAGTGACCATCAGAACCAGGAAGTTCATGACAAACAGGCTGCTTCAGCGCAAGCAGATG GTGATTGATGTTCTTCATCCTGGGAAGGCCACAGTCCCCAAAACAGAAATCAGGGAAAAGCTGGCGAAAATGTACAAGACAACCCCTGACGTAATTTTCGTCTTTGGCTTCAGAACTCACTTCGGTGGTGGCAAGACAACAGGTTTCGGCATGATCTATGATTCTCTGGACtatgcaaagaaaaatgaacCAAAGCACAGGCTTGCCAGG catggCTTGTATGAAAAGAAGAAGACTTCTAGGAAGCAGCGAAAGGAGCGTaagaacagaatgaagaaagtCAGGGGCACAGCCAAGGCAAATGTTGGTGCTGGCAAGAAG AAATGA
- the RPS24 gene encoding small ribosomal subunit protein eS24 isoform X2: MNDTVTIRTRKFMTNRLLQRKQMVIDVLHPGKATVPKTEIREKLAKMYKTTPDVIFVFGFRTHFGGGKTTGFGMIYDSLDYAKKNEPKHRLARHGLYEKKKTSRKQRKERKNRMKKVRGTAKANVGAGKK; this comes from the exons ATG AATGACACAGTGACCATCAGAACCAGGAAGTTCATGACAAACAGGCTGCTTCAGCGCAAGCAGATG GTGATTGATGTTCTTCATCCTGGGAAGGCCACAGTCCCCAAAACAGAAATCAGGGAAAAGCTGGCGAAAATGTACAAGACAACCCCTGACGTAATTTTCGTCTTTGGCTTCAGAACTCACTTCGGTGGTGGCAAGACAACAGGTTTCGGCATGATCTATGATTCTCTGGACtatgcaaagaaaaatgaacCAAAGCACAGGCTTGCCAGG catggCTTGTATGAAAAGAAGAAGACTTCTAGGAAGCAGCGAAAGGAGCGTaagaacagaatgaagaaagtCAGGGGCACAGCCAAGGCAAATGTTGGTGCTGGCAAGAAG taa